The following are encoded in a window of Phaseolus vulgaris cultivar G19833 chromosome 3, P. vulgaris v2.0, whole genome shotgun sequence genomic DNA:
- the LOC137807519 gene encoding DEAD-box ATP-dependent RNA helicase 52B-like isoform X1 — MPWSFASPYVPPHRHSNYIPPSSDDPAHHGFPRAGAWPRGGARGASGGRGFSRPREPYQPNSSFPTEEPENGEAINFDAYESVPVEASGNNVPPPVNVFDDTDLDEGLKKNIKRCKYVKPTPVQRHAIPIATAGRDLMACAQTGSGKTAAFCFPIISGILKGRSSPGFSPVSRGAAVAYPTALILSPTRELSCQIRDEANKFAFQTGVKVVVAYGGSPIIQQLRLLEKGVDILVATPGRLVDIIERERVSLARIKYLALDEADRMLDMGFERQIRKIVEEMHMPPPGIRQTLLFSATFPNDIQKLASDFLMDYIFLSVGRVGSSTELIVQKIELVHDTDKRDKLVDHLRRQKVHGTNGRHALTLVFVETKRGADALENWLLKSGFPAIAIHGDKVQLERERALRSFKSGNTPILVATDVASRGLDIPHVAHVINFDLPRDIDDYVHRIGRTGRAGKSGLATAFFSDKNSPMAKALVGILQEANQEVPSWLIQFAEGSSSGSRGYGSQRYSGGSYGGGLQRYGSCSYGGRDFRNPTEPEVQRYDSGSYGGRDFRNPTEPEVQSYNCYGSHGNADHGVESVGTTSYIDTSYDMQNSLIETSFDSLSINCSNDQTDVKSGELCGDGKVGEDGPSGYEAIVPTGWD, encoded by the exons ATGCCATGGTCTTTTGCTTCCCCTTATGTACCTCCGCATCGCCACTCTAACTACATTCCACCTTCCTCCGACGATCCCGCTCACCACGGATTTCCCCGTGCTGGAGCTTGGCCGCGCGGCGGTGCCCGTGGTGCCTCCGGTGGTCGAGGATTCTCTCGCCCCCGGGAGCCTTATCAACCGAACTCCAGCTTCCCTACGGAAGAACCAGAAAACGGCGAGGCTATCAACTTCGACGCGTACGAGTCGGTTCCGGTCGAGGCGAGTGGGAATAACGTGCCTCCGCCGGTGAACGTCTTCGACGATACGGACTTGGACGAAGGGTTGAAGAAGAACATCAAGCGATGCAAGTACGTGAAACCCACGCCCGTTCAGCGTCACGCGATTCCCATAGCTACCGCTGGCCGTGACCTCATGGCGTGTGCACAGACAGGGTCGGGGAAAACGGCGGCGTTTTGCTTTCCCATCATATCTGGGATTTTGAAGGGTCGTTCCTCTCCTGGGTTTTCGCCTGTGTCTCGTGGTGCTGCTGTTGCATACCCCACTGCACTTATTTTGTCTCCTACGAGGGAGTTGTCTTGCCAG aTACGCGACGAGGCGAACAAATTTGCATTTCAAACTGGAGTGAAGGTTGTTGTTGCCTATGGAGGGTCTCCTATCATTCAGCAG CTGCGCCTTTTGGAGAAGGGAGTTGACATATTGGTTGCCACTCCTGGGCGTTTGGTGGATATTATCGAGAGAGAAAGGGTTTCATTGGCGAGGATAAAGTATCTTGCTCTAGACGAAGCTGATCGTATGCTGGACATGGGTTTTGAGCGTCAAATACGCAAGATTGTGGAGGAAATGCACATGCCACCGCCAGGTATTAGGCAGACATTGTTGTTTAGTGCAACCTTCCCTAATGATATACAG AAGCTAGCATCGGACTTTTTGATGGACTACATATTCCTGTCTGTTGGGAGAGTTGGGTCTAGTACTGAATTGATTGTGCAGAAGATTGAGCTTGTACATGATACAGACAAAAGAGACAAACTTGTTGATCATCTTCGTCGCCAAAAGGTGCATGGGACCAATGGGAGG CATGCTTTAACTCTTGTAtttgttgaaacaaaaagaGGAGCAGATGCTTTGGAAAACTGGTTATTGAAAAGTGGCTTTCCCGCTATTGCTATACACGGAGACAAAGTTCAATTG GAAAGGGAACGGGCTTTAAGATCTTTTAAATCTGGAAATACTCCTATTTTGGTTGCAACTGACGTTGCTTCGAGGGGATTGGATATCCCGCATGTGGCTCATGTCATAAACTTTGACTTGCCTAGAGACATAGATGACTATGTACATAGAATTGGACGAACAGGCCGTGCAGGCAAATCTGGTTTAGCCACTGCTTTCTTCAGCGACAAGAACAGTCCAATGGCAAAGGCTCTTGTTGGAATCTTGCAGGAGGCAAACCAAGAAGTTCCTTCTTGGCTCATCCAGTTTGCAGAGGGTTCCTCTTCAGGTAGCCGTGGTTATGGATCACAGCGTTACAGCGGTGGTAGCTATGGCGGTGGATTACAGCGTTACGGCAGTTGTAGCTATGGAGGTCGTGACTTTCGAAATCCCACTGAACCTGAGGTGCAGAGGTACGACAGTGGTAGCTATGGCGGTCGTGATTTTCGAAATCCCACTGAACCTGAGGTCCAGAGCTACAACTGCTACGGTTCTCATGGCAATGCTGATCATGGTGTAGAGTCTGTAGGTACAACCTCATACATTGATACCTCGTACGACATGCAAAACTCCCTTATAGAAACCTCTTTTGACAGTTTGAGTATAAACTGCAGTAATGATCAAACTGATGTCAAATCTGGTGAATTGTGTGGAGATGGGAAGGTTGGTGAAGATGGGCCTAGCGGTTATGAAGCTATTGTTCCCACTGGATGGGACTAG
- the LOC137807518 gene encoding F-box/kelch-repeat protein At1g55270-like isoform X1 produces the protein MDRVIQPPLVDTTACLCRVDTGLKTVAGAKRYVPGTKLCLRPDIKPSIHPTRNKPARGDRSRNQSPLLPGLPDDLAIACLIRVPRVEHRKLRLVCKRWYRLLVGNFFYSLRKSLGIAEEWIYVIKRDRDAKISWHAFDPVYQLWQPLPPVPREYSGALGFGCAVLNGCHLYLFGGKDPLKGSMRRVIFYSARTNKWHRAPDMLRRRHFFGSCVINNCLYVAGGENEGVHRSLRSAEVYDPNKNRWSFVSDMSTAMVPFIGVVYDGKWFLKGLGPHQQVLSEVYQPENDSWYPIYDGMVSGWRNPSTTLNGKLYALDCKDGCKVRVYDEVTDSWSKHIDSKMHLGSSRALEAAALVPLNGKLCIIRNNMSISLVDVSKLEDLKGSSAEQLWETIAGKGQFKTLVTNLWSSLAGRNRLKSHIVHCQVLQA, from the exons ATGGACAGAGTTATTCAGCCTCCTTTG GTCGATACAACTGCATGTCTATGCAGAGTAGATACAGGCCTAAAAACTGTTGCTGGAGCAAAGAGGTATGTCCCTGGAACAAAGCTCTGTCTTCGGCCTGACATTAAACCATCTATTCACCCAACTAGAAACAAGCCAGCACGTGGTGACAGAAGCCGCAATCAATCCCCACTACTTCCAGGACTCCCTGATGACCTAGCTATTGCTTGCCTAATTCGTGTCCCCCGCGTTGAACATCGGAAACTTCGGCTAGTCTGCAAAAGATGGTATCGTCTTTTGGTTGGTAACTTCTTTTACTCTCTCCGCAAGAGTCTCGGAATTGCAGAAGAGTGGATATACGTTATTAAGAGGGACAGAGACGCGAAAATCTCATGGCATGCCTTTGATCCTGTGTACCAACTGTGGCAGCCCCTTCCACCTGTTCCAAGGGAATATTCTGGAGCTCTTGGTTTTGGCTGTGCCGTTCTCAATGGCTGTCACCTGTACTTGTTTGGTGGGAAAGACCCACTAAAGGGATCCATGAGACGAGTCATATTTTATAGTGCTAGGACAAATAAATGGCACCGTGCCCCAGATATGCTTCGAAGGCGGCACTTCTTTGGCTCCTGTGTCATAAACAATTGCCTGTATGTAGCTGGTGGGGAGAATGAGGGTGTGCACCGATCCTTGAGATCAGCTGAAGTGTATGATCCCAACAAGAATAGGTGGTCATTTGTTTCCGATATGAGCACTGCAATGGTGCCTTTCATTGGAGTTGTCTATGATGGGAAGTGGTTCCTCAAGGGACTTGGTCCTCATCAGCAGGTTCTGAGTGAGGTCTACCAGCCGGAGAATGATAGCTGGTACCCGATTTATGATGGAATGGTTTCTGGCTGGAGGAACCCTAGCACTACCCTGAATGGAAAGCTCTATGCCTTGGACTGCAAGGATGGCTGCAAAGTTAGGGTTTATGATGAGGTAACTGATTCATGGAGCAAGCATATTGACAGTAAAATGCATTTGGGGAGCTCGCGGGCTTTGGAGGCTGCGGCTCTTGTTCCCCTGAATGGGAAACTCTGTATCATCCGGAATAATATGAGCATTTCTCTGGTTGATGTTTCAAAACTTGAAGATTTGAAAGGATCCTCCGCCGAACAGTTATGGGAAACTATTGCTGGGAAAGGACAGTTCAAGACATTGGTCACAAATCTGTGGTCTAGCCTTGCTGGGAGAAACCGACTCAAAAGTCACATAGTTCACTGTCAGGTTCTTCAAGCTTAG
- the LOC137807521 gene encoding ribosome biogenesis regulatory protein homolog — protein sequence MEMEIEGEKLHSFDVDLGHLMAFDSNHTFPSQPPLSRTDLVKQCLLKGTHLVQAIADALFTLPSTEDIDGPLVNLPPPLTKLPREKHLPKPMPPTKWEVFAKKKGIQNRKKDKIVYDEQSGTWKRRYGYDRANDEDAVPIIEAKETDDPKEDPFAKRKENKRKRIEKQDKNRLQNLKEAAKFGALPSHVQLAATALPITGTQAAPKKVTKDELGNVAGIAATATASGGKFDKKLPGEKPAKHKGKYRKFLPVVEGSGIGSLEREQTEKILNKIISKNSHNILNVEKAVTMHNVKKEKKRRNEKGRASSADKKLKTEKKPFKKGNFKKGKANGK from the exons ATGGAGATGGAGATTGAGGGTGAGAAACTGCACAGCTTCGATGTGGACCTCGGCCACCTCATGGCTTTCGACTCCAATCACACCTTCCCCTCTCAACCACCTCTTTCCAG GACGGACCTCGTCAAGCAATGCTTACTGAAAGGCACTCACTTGGTTCAAGCTATCGCAGATGCTCTGTTCACCTTACCATCAACCGAAGATATAGATGGCCCCCTGGTCAACTTGCCTCCACCACTAACTAAATTGCCAAGAGAAAAACAT CTGCCAAAGCCTATGCCTCCTACTAAATGGGAAGTTTTTGCCAAAAAGAAAG GCATACAGAATCGGAAGAAAGACAAGATTGTGTACGACGAACAATCTGGAACCTGGAAACGCAGATATGGGTATGATCGTGCAAATGATGAAGATGCTGTACCTATCATTGAGGCAAAAGAAACGGATG ATCCAAAAGAGGATCCTTTTGccaagagaaaagaaaataagaggAAAAGAATTGAAAAGCAAGATAAAAATCGACTACAGAACTTGAAAGAAGCTGCTAAATTTGGTGCCTTACCAAG CCATGTTCAGTTGGCAGCTACAGCTTTGCCTATAACAGGAACTCAGGCAGCACCAAAGAAAGTTACAAAGGATGAACTAGGCAATGTAGCAGGAATTGCAGCAACTGCAACAGCCAGTGGTGGgaaatttgacaagaaattgCCTGGTGAAAAGCCTGCAAAACATAAAGGAAAATATCGGAAG TTCCTGCCAGTGGTTGAAGGATCAGGGATAGGATCACTGGAGAGGGAGCAAACTGAAAAAATATTGAACAAGATCATCTCCAAGAATTCTCATAACATACTGAATGTTGAAAAG GCCGTCACAATGCACAATGTGAAGAAAGAGAAGAAGCGAAGGAACGAGAAAGGGAGGGCTTCATCAGCTGACAAGAAATTGAAAACTGAGAAAAAGCCTTTTAAAAAGGGAAATTTCAAGAAAGGCAAGGCGAATGGGAAATAG
- the LOC137807519 gene encoding DEAD-box ATP-dependent RNA helicase 52B-like isoform X2 translates to MPWSFASPYVPPHRHSNYIPPSSDDPAHHGFPRAGAWPRGGARGASGGRGFSRPREPYQPNSSFPTEEPENGEAINFDAYESVPVEASGNNVPPPVNVFDDTDLDEGLKKNIKRCKYVKPTPVQRHAIPIATAGRDLMACAQTGSGKTAAFCFPIISGILKGRSSPGFSPVSRGAAVAYPTALILSPTRELSCQIRDEANKFAFQTGVKVVVAYGGSPIIQQLRLLEKGVDILVATPGRLVDIIERERVSLARIKYLALDEADRMLDMGFERQIRKIVEEMHMPPPGIRQTLLFSATFPNDIQKLASDFLMDYIFLSVGRVGSSTELIVQKIELVHDTDKRDKLVDHLRRQKVHGTNGRHALTLVFVETKRGADALENWLLKSGFPAIAIHGDKVQLERERALRSFKSGNTPILVATDVASRGLDIPHVAHVINFDLPRDIDDYVHRIGRTGRAGKSGLATAFFSDKNSPMAKALVGILQEANQEVPSWLIQFAEGSSSGSRGYGSQRYSGGSYGGGLQRYGSCSYGGRDFRNPTEPEVQRYDSGSYGGRDFRNPTEPEVQSYNCYGSHGNADHGVESVVMIKLMSNLVNCVEMGRLVKMGLAVMKLLFPLDGTRLV, encoded by the exons ATGCCATGGTCTTTTGCTTCCCCTTATGTACCTCCGCATCGCCACTCTAACTACATTCCACCTTCCTCCGACGATCCCGCTCACCACGGATTTCCCCGTGCTGGAGCTTGGCCGCGCGGCGGTGCCCGTGGTGCCTCCGGTGGTCGAGGATTCTCTCGCCCCCGGGAGCCTTATCAACCGAACTCCAGCTTCCCTACGGAAGAACCAGAAAACGGCGAGGCTATCAACTTCGACGCGTACGAGTCGGTTCCGGTCGAGGCGAGTGGGAATAACGTGCCTCCGCCGGTGAACGTCTTCGACGATACGGACTTGGACGAAGGGTTGAAGAAGAACATCAAGCGATGCAAGTACGTGAAACCCACGCCCGTTCAGCGTCACGCGATTCCCATAGCTACCGCTGGCCGTGACCTCATGGCGTGTGCACAGACAGGGTCGGGGAAAACGGCGGCGTTTTGCTTTCCCATCATATCTGGGATTTTGAAGGGTCGTTCCTCTCCTGGGTTTTCGCCTGTGTCTCGTGGTGCTGCTGTTGCATACCCCACTGCACTTATTTTGTCTCCTACGAGGGAGTTGTCTTGCCAG aTACGCGACGAGGCGAACAAATTTGCATTTCAAACTGGAGTGAAGGTTGTTGTTGCCTATGGAGGGTCTCCTATCATTCAGCAG CTGCGCCTTTTGGAGAAGGGAGTTGACATATTGGTTGCCACTCCTGGGCGTTTGGTGGATATTATCGAGAGAGAAAGGGTTTCATTGGCGAGGATAAAGTATCTTGCTCTAGACGAAGCTGATCGTATGCTGGACATGGGTTTTGAGCGTCAAATACGCAAGATTGTGGAGGAAATGCACATGCCACCGCCAGGTATTAGGCAGACATTGTTGTTTAGTGCAACCTTCCCTAATGATATACAG AAGCTAGCATCGGACTTTTTGATGGACTACATATTCCTGTCTGTTGGGAGAGTTGGGTCTAGTACTGAATTGATTGTGCAGAAGATTGAGCTTGTACATGATACAGACAAAAGAGACAAACTTGTTGATCATCTTCGTCGCCAAAAGGTGCATGGGACCAATGGGAGG CATGCTTTAACTCTTGTAtttgttgaaacaaaaagaGGAGCAGATGCTTTGGAAAACTGGTTATTGAAAAGTGGCTTTCCCGCTATTGCTATACACGGAGACAAAGTTCAATTG GAAAGGGAACGGGCTTTAAGATCTTTTAAATCTGGAAATACTCCTATTTTGGTTGCAACTGACGTTGCTTCGAGGGGATTGGATATCCCGCATGTGGCTCATGTCATAAACTTTGACTTGCCTAGAGACATAGATGACTATGTACATAGAATTGGACGAACAGGCCGTGCAGGCAAATCTGGTTTAGCCACTGCTTTCTTCAGCGACAAGAACAGTCCAATGGCAAAGGCTCTTGTTGGAATCTTGCAGGAGGCAAACCAAGAAGTTCCTTCTTGGCTCATCCAGTTTGCAGAGGGTTCCTCTTCAGGTAGCCGTGGTTATGGATCACAGCGTTACAGCGGTGGTAGCTATGGCGGTGGATTACAGCGTTACGGCAGTTGTAGCTATGGAGGTCGTGACTTTCGAAATCCCACTGAACCTGAGGTGCAGAGGTACGACAGTGGTAGCTATGGCGGTCGTGATTTTCGAAATCCCACTGAACCTGAGGTCCAGAGCTACAACTGCTACGGTTCTCATGGCAATGCTGATCATGGTGTAGAGTCTGTAG TAATGATCAAACTGATGTCAAATCTGGTGAATTGTGTGGAGATGGGAAGGTTGGTGAAGATGGGCCTAGCGGTTATGAAGCTATTGTTCCCACTGGATGGGACTAGACTTGTATAG
- the LOC137807517 gene encoding uncharacterized protein, with protein MSGGTPRGGGGLMRQRHSQGYASSGDDLEDDACSRHRPFLAPSPPPKTWIEMLENFLWLASAAFILYFGDQQSNMIHLLCHDNRIRRLPLYLGMIGVGLNTIIFIYTTFLAWSARRFDEKWGLKKWEITTLSVLPFATVFGIISFCLFSFALWPIWSFLTLPLLFTLFMACMVVIPYLIFGTLRPQYYDELRTD; from the exons atgtctgGTGGAACACCGCGAGGGGGTGGTGGACTTATGAGGCAGAGGCATAGCCAGGGGTATGCAAGTAGTGGTGATGACCTAGAGGATGATGCATGTTCGAGGCACCGTCCCTTTTTGGCCCCTAGTCCTCCACCTAAGACGTGGATTGAGATGCTGGAAAATTTTCTCTGGCTTGCTTCTGCTGCTTTTATTCTATACTTTGGCGATCAACAATCCAATATGATACATCTTTTGTGCCACGACAATCGAATTAGAAG ACTGCCTTTGTATCTTGGGATGATAGGTGTTGGTTTGAATacaataattttcatttatacAACTTTCTTGGCCTGGAGTGCTCGAAGGTTTGATGAAAAATGGGGATTAAAAAAATGGGAAATAACAACCTTATCTGTGTTGCCATTCGCCACAGTATTTGGAATAATCTCCTTTTGCTT GTTTTCCTTTGCTTTGTGGCCAATATGGAGTTTCTTGACACTTCCTCTTCTG TTTACACTATTTATGGCATGCATGGTAGTAATCCCTTACCTCATTTTTGGGACACTGCGGCCTCAATACTATGATGAACTCCGTACAGATTAA
- the LOC137807518 gene encoding F-box/kelch-repeat protein At1g55270-like isoform X2: MVDTTACLCRVDTGLKTVAGAKRYVPGTKLCLRPDIKPSIHPTRNKPARGDRSRNQSPLLPGLPDDLAIACLIRVPRVEHRKLRLVCKRWYRLLVGNFFYSLRKSLGIAEEWIYVIKRDRDAKISWHAFDPVYQLWQPLPPVPREYSGALGFGCAVLNGCHLYLFGGKDPLKGSMRRVIFYSARTNKWHRAPDMLRRRHFFGSCVINNCLYVAGGENEGVHRSLRSAEVYDPNKNRWSFVSDMSTAMVPFIGVVYDGKWFLKGLGPHQQVLSEVYQPENDSWYPIYDGMVSGWRNPSTTLNGKLYALDCKDGCKVRVYDEVTDSWSKHIDSKMHLGSSRALEAAALVPLNGKLCIIRNNMSISLVDVSKLEDLKGSSAEQLWETIAGKGQFKTLVTNLWSSLAGRNRLKSHIVHCQVLQA, translated from the exons ATG GTCGATACAACTGCATGTCTATGCAGAGTAGATACAGGCCTAAAAACTGTTGCTGGAGCAAAGAGGTATGTCCCTGGAACAAAGCTCTGTCTTCGGCCTGACATTAAACCATCTATTCACCCAACTAGAAACAAGCCAGCACGTGGTGACAGAAGCCGCAATCAATCCCCACTACTTCCAGGACTCCCTGATGACCTAGCTATTGCTTGCCTAATTCGTGTCCCCCGCGTTGAACATCGGAAACTTCGGCTAGTCTGCAAAAGATGGTATCGTCTTTTGGTTGGTAACTTCTTTTACTCTCTCCGCAAGAGTCTCGGAATTGCAGAAGAGTGGATATACGTTATTAAGAGGGACAGAGACGCGAAAATCTCATGGCATGCCTTTGATCCTGTGTACCAACTGTGGCAGCCCCTTCCACCTGTTCCAAGGGAATATTCTGGAGCTCTTGGTTTTGGCTGTGCCGTTCTCAATGGCTGTCACCTGTACTTGTTTGGTGGGAAAGACCCACTAAAGGGATCCATGAGACGAGTCATATTTTATAGTGCTAGGACAAATAAATGGCACCGTGCCCCAGATATGCTTCGAAGGCGGCACTTCTTTGGCTCCTGTGTCATAAACAATTGCCTGTATGTAGCTGGTGGGGAGAATGAGGGTGTGCACCGATCCTTGAGATCAGCTGAAGTGTATGATCCCAACAAGAATAGGTGGTCATTTGTTTCCGATATGAGCACTGCAATGGTGCCTTTCATTGGAGTTGTCTATGATGGGAAGTGGTTCCTCAAGGGACTTGGTCCTCATCAGCAGGTTCTGAGTGAGGTCTACCAGCCGGAGAATGATAGCTGGTACCCGATTTATGATGGAATGGTTTCTGGCTGGAGGAACCCTAGCACTACCCTGAATGGAAAGCTCTATGCCTTGGACTGCAAGGATGGCTGCAAAGTTAGGGTTTATGATGAGGTAACTGATTCATGGAGCAAGCATATTGACAGTAAAATGCATTTGGGGAGCTCGCGGGCTTTGGAGGCTGCGGCTCTTGTTCCCCTGAATGGGAAACTCTGTATCATCCGGAATAATATGAGCATTTCTCTGGTTGATGTTTCAAAACTTGAAGATTTGAAAGGATCCTCCGCCGAACAGTTATGGGAAACTATTGCTGGGAAAGGACAGTTCAAGACATTGGTCACAAATCTGTGGTCTAGCCTTGCTGGGAGAAACCGACTCAAAAGTCACATAGTTCACTGTCAGGTTCTTCAAGCTTAG